A segment of the Marinomonas posidonica IVIA-Po-181 genome:
AGTCCAATTTTTAATGTTATCTTCAATGATGTTCATATAGAGCGCAATTTGATCCGGACTATCGTTTAAGGCTGGAATATAGTCAAATGCTACCCCACCACTGTGTTTAAACTCATCACCCAATTCAAGCGTGACCTCTTCCAAGGTTTCAATGCAGTCAATTGAAAAGGCCGGACTGATGACGTTGATTTTTTTAATGCCCATATCAGGCAAGGCTCTCAACGTTTCGTCGGCATAAGGTTTTAACCATTCTTCACGACCAAATCTCGACTGATAAACGTGAGTCCAATCGTTGTCACCTAATTCTAGTTCTTCCGCCACCAAACGACTGGTCAATTCACAACGACGTGAATAAGGGTCGCCGTTACTAACGTAACGTTTTGGAATGCCATGGTAAGACAACACCAGATGACGACGTTCTCCCTGCTTTTCCCATTGGGCTCGTACAGAATCCGCCAAGGCTGTTATGTATAAAGGGTTGTCTGCATAATCGCTGGCCAAATGTAATTCTGGCCAATGCGGACAAGCTTTCAAGGATTTCATAAGGCGGTCATAGGCGGCCGCAGACGTGGTAGATGAAAATTGAGGGTACATAGGGATCACGAGAATTTTATCTGCCCCCTGTGCTCTCAATTTATTCGCGGCACTCTCGACACTTGGGTTGCCATATGTCATTGCCAATTCAACCGCAACTGGCACAGGAAACTCTTCCGTGACTTGTATTTGTAATTTGTCTGTTAAGCGCTGACTTAATACTAGTAAGGGAGAGCCGCCTTCCATCCAGACTTGTTGATATACCTTAGCGACCTTAGGCGGTCTAAGGGTTAAAATCACCAAGTTCAAAATGGGTTTCCACAATAATGGATTTAAATCTACCACTCGAGAATCCGATAAAAACTCTCTCAAATAGC
Coding sequences within it:
- the hemH gene encoding ferrochelatase translates to MTDNKKIGVLLMNLGTPDAPETGAVRRYLREFLSDSRVVDLNPLLWKPILNLVILTLRPPKVAKVYQQVWMEGGSPLLVLSQRLTDKLQIQVTEEFPVPVAVELAMTYGNPSVESAANKLRAQGADKILVIPMYPQFSSTTSAAAYDRLMKSLKACPHWPELHLASDYADNPLYITALADSVRAQWEKQGERRHLVLSYHGIPKRYVSNGDPYSRRCELTSRLVAEELELGDNDWTHVYQSRFGREEWLKPYADETLRALPDMGIKKINVISPAFSIDCIETLEEVTLELGDEFKHSGGVAFDYIPALNDSPDQIALYMNIIEDNIKNWT